In a single window of the Caproicibacterium sp. BJN0003 genome:
- the gyrB gene encoding DNA topoisomerase (ATP-hydrolyzing) subunit B, which yields MEINQVTQTQEAYDENQIQVLEGLEAVRKRPGMYIGSTGERGLHHLVYEIVDNSVDEALAGYCNQIDVIIEPGNIICVKDNGRGIPVGIQKKTGLPALTVVFTVLHAGGKFGGGGYKVASGLHGVGASVVNALSTWLEVEVYHKGKVYFQRFERGKIVENMSIKGDCPKEKTGTTVRFLADPEIFRDTTEYQYEVLQKRLREQAFLNAGINIILTDERNPENKIQNQFCYEGGLSSFVQFLNKEKEPVHPDIIHFSAPAPDGNSNAEVAMQYTDSYNEMMLSFANDVHTTDGGTHEEGFKRALTRVMNDYARTHNILKDSDENLKGDDVREGLTVIISVKIKDAQFESQTKAKLGNTEIATLVNNLVSDKLSTYLEEHPNVAKAIFEKAMAASRAREAARKARDLVRRKSALESASLPGKLADCQSRNPEETEIYIVEGDSAGGSAKGGRDRKYQAILPLWGKMLNVEKARLDKVYGNEKLMPVVTALGTGIGEEFDISKLRYGKIIIMADADVDGSHIRTLLLTFFFRFMKPLVEQGHIYLAQPPLYRLTKNKQHYYAYSDEERDRYMKQLGQTEIQRYKGLGEMDAEQLWDTTMNPETRIMLRVEVEDAAAADEAFTILMGDKVEPRREFIEQNAKYVQNLDV from the coding sequence TTGGAAATCAATCAAGTAACGCAGACACAAGAAGCTTATGATGAAAATCAGATTCAGGTGTTGGAAGGTCTAGAAGCTGTACGGAAACGTCCGGGAATGTATATTGGATCAACCGGAGAAAGAGGACTTCATCACCTTGTTTATGAAATCGTAGATAACTCGGTGGATGAAGCACTGGCAGGATATTGTAATCAGATCGATGTTATCATCGAGCCGGGAAATATTATTTGTGTAAAAGATAATGGACGTGGAATCCCGGTCGGAATTCAAAAAAAGACAGGTTTGCCCGCTTTGACGGTCGTCTTTACTGTGCTGCATGCCGGCGGAAAATTCGGCGGCGGCGGATATAAAGTAGCGAGTGGTCTGCATGGTGTTGGTGCTTCTGTTGTAAATGCACTTTCGACCTGGTTGGAAGTAGAAGTCTATCATAAAGGAAAAGTTTATTTTCAACGGTTTGAACGCGGCAAAATAGTTGAAAATATGAGTATAAAAGGGGATTGTCCAAAAGAGAAAACCGGCACAACAGTTCGTTTTCTTGCTGATCCCGAAATTTTTAGAGATACAACTGAATATCAATATGAAGTTCTGCAGAAAAGACTGCGGGAACAGGCTTTTCTAAATGCTGGAATTAATATTATCCTCACAGATGAGAGAAATCCTGAAAATAAAATTCAAAATCAATTTTGTTATGAGGGCGGTCTTTCCAGCTTTGTTCAATTTCTGAATAAAGAAAAAGAGCCGGTCCATCCGGATATTATCCATTTTTCAGCTCCTGCACCAGATGGAAATTCCAATGCCGAAGTTGCGATGCAGTATACGGATTCCTATAACGAAATGATGCTCTCTTTTGCAAATGATGTTCATACAACGGATGGCGGTACTCATGAAGAAGGCTTTAAACGTGCACTTACCCGTGTTATGAACGATTATGCGAGGACGCACAATATTTTGAAAGATAGTGACGAAAATCTCAAGGGCGACGATGTCCGGGAAGGTTTGACAGTTATTATCAGCGTAAAAATAAAAGATGCGCAGTTTGAAAGTCAGACAAAAGCAAAACTTGGAAATACCGAAATTGCAACGCTTGTTAATAATTTAGTCAGCGATAAACTTTCTACTTATCTGGAAGAACATCCGAATGTTGCAAAGGCAATTTTTGAAAAAGCAATGGCAGCTTCCCGTGCAAGAGAAGCTGCAAGAAAAGCCAGAGATCTTGTCAGAAGAAAATCCGCTTTGGAAAGTGCTTCTCTGCCTGGAAAGCTTGCAGATTGTCAGAGTCGAAATCCGGAAGAGACTGAAATTTATATCGTCGAAGGTGATTCCGCCGGCGGCTCTGCAAAAGGCGGTCGGGATCGGAAATATCAGGCAATCCTGCCTCTTTGGGGCAAAATGCTGAATGTTGAAAAAGCACGTCTTGATAAAGTTTACGGCAATGAAAAACTGATGCCGGTCGTTACTGCGTTAGGTACCGGAATTGGAGAAGAATTTGATATTTCAAAATTGAGATATGGAAAAATCATTATCATGGCTGATGCTGATGTTGATGGATCTCATATCCGTACCTTGCTTTTGACCTTCTTTTTCCGTTTTATGAAGCCACTGGTTGAACAGGGACATATCTATCTTGCTCAGCCGCCGCTCTATCGGCTTACGAAAAATAAGCAGCATTATTATGCTTATTCTGATGAAGAACGTGACCGATATATGAAACAGCTTGGTCAAACTGAAATTCAGCGATATAAAGGCTTGGGCGAAATGGACGCCGAACAGCTTTGGGATACTACAATGAATCCTGAGACTCGGATTATGCTGAGGGTAGAAGTGGAAGATGCCGCTGCTGCCGATGAAGCATTTACAATTTTAATGGGAGATAAAGTAGAACCACGCCGCGAATTTATTGAACAGAATGCAAAATATGTTCAAAATCTTGATGTCTAA
- a CDS encoding YcxB family protein: MKITVSYRPTAQDWADYRAGLCLTGQGTIISWFLKNFVLYWVKKHAMEWYDLHKDQIFAYRMTFSEKSILIETDRYRGNIPKNLFSFFWANDKVLILFTGQQESRFVPRRAFTEQEWNQIEKVYLESE; this comes from the coding sequence TTGAAGATTACTGTGAGCTATCGTCCCACGGCACAGGATTGGGCAGATTATAGAGCCGGACTTTGTCTTACAGGTCAAGGAACGATTATTTCATGGTTTCTCAAAAATTTTGTTCTTTATTGGGTAAAAAAACATGCGATGGAATGGTACGATCTTCATAAAGATCAGATATTTGCCTATCGAATGACTTTTTCCGAAAAATCGATTCTCATTGAAACGGATCGTTATCGGGGAAATATTCCGAAAAATTTGTTCAGCTTTTTCTGGGCAAATGATAAAGTCTTAATTTTATTTACCGGACAGCAGGAATCTCGGTTTGTCCCCCGCAGGGCCTTTACTGAGCAAGAGTGGAATCAGATCGAAAAAGTTTATTTAGAGAGTGAATAA
- the gyrA gene encoding DNA gyrase subunit A, whose amino-acid sequence MDDLEQQKQNIIPVDLEKEIRKSFLDYSMSVIVSRALPDVRDGLKPVHRRILYTMYEAGLTPDKAYKKCAATVGDVLGKYHPHGDASVYDALVRLAQDFSMRYMLVDGHGNFGSVDGDPPAAYRYTEARMSKVAVEMLQDIDKNTVDFCPNYDDSRKEPTVLPSHFPNLLVNGSTGIAVGMATNIPPHNMGEVIDGMCALIDDPEIELEGLMQYIKGPDFPTSGIIMGRTGIRAAYATGRGRIIVRARAEIVEEKNNRFSIVVTELPYQVNKARLIESIADLVKDKRIEGISNVEDHSDRNGMHMTITIKRDASPQIVLNQLYSFTQMQTTFGVNMLAIVNGEPKCLTLKQLLEEYIKFQKEVVIRRTKYELEKAMARAHILEGLKIAVDNIDEIISIIRSSKDRSTARTRMTERFGLDDIQTQAIVQMPLGALTGLERQKLEEELSAIEVKVEDLKDILAHDERVSSIVKEEALKIKQKYADERKTEIMAVSGEVDIEDLIPEEECVLTMTQFGYVKRLATDTYHIQNRGGRGISGMTRREEDVATEMFVCGSHDYVLFFTNFGKVYRLKCYEIPEGSRTAKGVNIANLLPITQDERVTSMIRVPSFDFGKYLCMVTKNGIIKRTELSAFDTARKGGLIALTLEDGDELSWVRLTDGDSDLLVGTYLGMAIRFNENDVRPMGRTARGVKAINLKESDYVIGMSTLREGAYILTVSETGFGRLSPIDDYRLQTRGGKGLTNYHIDDYGCVAAIKTVDLHDDIILIASDGIIIRIPAESIRICARPSKGVRLMRLINESKVVTIARTAHEEDEEIDELPQDDADSSEEDCEKEE is encoded by the coding sequence ATGGATGATTTAGAGCAGCAAAAACAAAATATTATACCGGTTGATCTGGAAAAGGAAATTCGAAAGTCTTTTTTGGATTATTCTATGTCGGTAATCGTCAGCCGTGCCCTACCGGATGTGCGGGATGGATTGAAGCCGGTTCATCGCCGAATTCTTTATACAATGTATGAAGCGGGATTAACACCAGATAAAGCCTATAAAAAATGTGCAGCAACAGTCGGTGATGTTTTGGGAAAATATCATCCTCATGGAGATGCTTCCGTTTATGATGCTTTAGTGCGTCTGGCACAGGACTTTTCTATGCGTTATATGTTGGTGGATGGGCACGGAAACTTTGGTTCTGTTGATGGAGACCCACCGGCTGCCTATCGTTATACAGAAGCTAGAATGAGTAAAGTTGCAGTAGAGATGCTGCAGGATATTGATAAAAATACCGTTGATTTTTGTCCAAACTACGATGATAGCCGAAAAGAACCAACCGTTCTGCCCAGCCATTTTCCAAACCTTTTGGTTAATGGTTCAACTGGAATTGCCGTTGGTATGGCAACCAATATTCCACCTCATAATATGGGAGAAGTCATCGACGGCATGTGTGCATTGATCGATGATCCTGAAATTGAGCTGGAAGGCTTGATGCAGTATATTAAGGGCCCTGATTTTCCGACTTCCGGCATTATTATGGGCAGAACTGGGATTCGTGCAGCTTATGCAACAGGCCGCGGCAGAATTATTGTTCGTGCAAGAGCAGAAATTGTAGAAGAAAAGAACAATAGATTTTCCATTGTTGTAACGGAGCTTCCCTATCAGGTCAATAAAGCAAGACTCATCGAATCTATTGCAGATCTGGTCAAAGATAAAAGAATCGAAGGAATCTCCAATGTAGAAGATCATTCTGACCGCAATGGTATGCATATGACGATTACGATTAAAAGGGATGCATCTCCGCAAATTGTTTTGAATCAGCTTTATTCCTTTACCCAGATGCAGACAACATTTGGAGTTAATATGTTGGCAATTGTCAACGGAGAACCAAAATGTCTGACTTTAAAACAGCTTTTGGAAGAATATATTAAGTTCCAGAAAGAAGTCGTTATTCGCAGAACTAAATATGAACTTGAAAAAGCGATGGCAAGAGCTCATATTTTGGAAGGTCTCAAAATTGCAGTTGACAATATTGATGAGATCATTTCAATTATTCGTTCCAGCAAAGATCGTTCTACTGCCCGCACAAGAATGACCGAACGATTCGGCTTAGATGATATTCAAACACAGGCAATCGTGCAGATGCCTTTGGGCGCACTTACCGGTTTGGAACGTCAAAAACTGGAAGAAGAACTCTCTGCTATTGAAGTAAAGGTTGAAGACCTAAAGGATATTTTGGCGCACGATGAGCGTGTCAGCTCAATTGTAAAAGAAGAAGCACTCAAAATTAAACAAAAGTATGCTGATGAACGCAAAACAGAGATTATGGCGGTTTCTGGAGAAGTGGATATTGAAGATCTAATTCCAGAGGAAGAATGCGTTTTGACCATGACCCAGTTTGGATATGTAAAGCGTCTTGCTACAGATACTTATCATATTCAAAATCGAGGTGGTCGTGGAATCAGCGGCATGACTCGTCGCGAAGAGGATGTTGCCACCGAAATGTTTGTCTGCGGCAGTCATGACTATGTGTTGTTCTTTACAAATTTTGGCAAAGTGTATCGACTCAAGTGCTATGAGATTCCGGAAGGCAGCCGTACGGCAAAAGGCGTTAATATTGCAAATTTGCTGCCGATTACACAAGACGAACGGGTTACCTCAATGATTCGAGTTCCATCGTTTGATTTTGGTAAATACCTTTGCATGGTGACGAAAAACGGGATCATTAAAAGAACGGAACTTTCTGCTTTTGATACCGCGAGAAAAGGCGGATTAATTGCATTGACTCTTGAAGACGGCGACGAACTTTCATGGGTGCGTTTGACAGATGGAGATAGTGATCTTTTGGTCGGAACATATCTCGGTATGGCAATTCGGTTTAATGAAAATGATGTGCGTCCCATGGGAAGAACTGCTCGCGGAGTTAAGGCAATTAACCTCAAAGAGAGTGACTATGTAATCGGAATGAGTACGCTCAGAGAGGGTGCTTATATTCTTACGGTAAGCGAGACCGGTTTTGGACGGCTTTCTCCGATCGACGATTATCGGCTTCAGACAAGAGGCGGAAAAGGACTTACCAACTATCATATTGATGATTATGGTTGTGTTGCCGCAATTAAAACGGTCGATCTCCATGATGATATTATTTTGATTGCTTCTGATGGAATTATTATTCGAATTCCAGCAGAGAGTATCCGAATTTGTGCAAGACCTAGTAAAGGAGTTCGTTTGATGCGTTTGATCAACGAAAGCAAAGTCGTTACAATCGCAAGAACCGCTCATGAAGAGGATGAAGAAATCGACGAATTACCCCAAGATGACGCAGATTCTTCAGAAGAAGACTGCGAAAAGGAAGAGTAA
- a CDS encoding lysozyme inhibitor LprI family protein: MKLKERLFVLFLSCILCVSLSGCGEAVKTTSSSAAQTTSSTQSAVSTVLSEGETVRSNASSQALSPFEQKFSQNPIDADYQADSKKALSMVDMVALADRYSEIWLNEETAAYDFLLEKSSENDKEAVKKEQEDWVNQKSQDLSQIQTQTSSMGNMANLEYSSRTLSYYKNKTKALYEKIYQIDPNFSYHYAGKGAAVG; the protein is encoded by the coding sequence ATGAAATTGAAAGAAAGACTTTTTGTACTTTTCTTAAGCTGCATTTTGTGTGTATCCCTTTCGGGCTGTGGTGAGGCTGTAAAAACGACTTCTTCCAGTGCCGCTCAAACGACGTCGTCAACACAGAGCGCGGTTTCAACTGTTTTAAGTGAAGGCGAAACTGTGAGAAGCAATGCTTCTTCCCAAGCACTTAGCCCGTTTGAACAGAAGTTTTCACAAAATCCAATCGATGCAGATTATCAAGCTGACAGCAAAAAAGCATTGAGTATGGTGGATATGGTCGCACTGGCAGACCGCTATTCAGAAATTTGGCTCAATGAAGAAACCGCTGCCTATGATTTTTTGCTCGAAAAATCTTCTGAGAATGACAAAGAAGCAGTTAAGAAAGAACAGGAAGATTGGGTCAATCAAAAGAGTCAGGATCTTTCTCAGATTCAAACACAGACTTCCAGTATGGGAAATATGGCTAATTTGGAATATTCCAGCCGTACACTTTCGTATTATAAAAATAAAACGAAGGCACTCTATGAAAAAATTTATCAGATAGATCCGAACTTTTCCTATCATTATGCTGGAAAAGGAGCGGCCGTGGGATGA
- a CDS encoding NUDIX domain-containing protein produces the protein MKLQEITKEEKILYEGHILKMHVDTVVLENGRTVKRECVDHPGGVSVAALTEKNEMLFVRQFRYPYRQIVLEAPAGKLEPGEDPFEAVKRELREETGSEGKQYLELGEIFPSPGYTNERLHLYACRINSTGEQNLDEDEFLEVERIPIEKAEKMVEQGKIPDAKTQILILRVLTLLKNKKI, from the coding sequence ATGAAATTACAGGAGATTACCAAAGAAGAGAAAATCCTTTACGAAGGACATATTCTAAAAATGCACGTTGATACTGTTGTTTTAGAGAATGGCAGAACGGTAAAGCGAGAATGTGTGGATCATCCTGGAGGAGTCAGCGTTGCTGCACTGACCGAAAAAAATGAGATGCTTTTTGTAAGACAGTTTCGCTATCCATATCGACAGATAGTTTTGGAAGCACCTGCCGGAAAATTAGAGCCGGGAGAAGATCCATTTGAAGCGGTCAAGCGTGAGCTTCGAGAAGAGACCGGTTCTGAAGGAAAACAGTATCTTGAATTGGGAGAGATTTTTCCCTCTCCCGGATATACAAATGAGAGGCTTCATCTTTATGCCTGTCGGATTAATTCCACCGGAGAACAGAATCTGGATGAAGATGAATTTTTGGAGGTAGAACGGATTCCAATAGAAAAAGCAGAGAAAATGGTGGAACAAGGAAAGATCCCAGACGCAAAAACACAGATTCTGATATTGAGAGTACTTACACTTTTGAAAAATAAAAAAATTTAG
- a CDS encoding GNAT family N-acetyltransferase — protein MIRIARVEDAPKFAEIYRPYVEKSVVSFETEAPDAAEFCRRIKETEKDYPWIVLKENGKILGYAYAHRYRERKAYDWAVESSIYLADEAKHQKIGDRLYRSLMDILKKQGVLLVYAFITSPNPESENFHLRFGFQRESLQKKIAYKNGAFRDLAVMRYQIGPFPEVPQPLVPFEVLRKNPTFRLEEIF, from the coding sequence ATGATCCGAATTGCAAGGGTGGAAGATGCGCCGAAGTTTGCAGAAATTTATCGGCCATATGTGGAAAAAAGTGTGGTTTCTTTTGAAACGGAAGCACCGGATGCAGCGGAATTCTGCCGTCGAATCAAAGAAACCGAAAAAGATTATCCATGGATTGTTTTAAAAGAAAACGGGAAAATTTTAGGATATGCTTATGCACATCGCTATCGGGAACGAAAGGCTTATGATTGGGCAGTGGAATCCAGTATTTATCTTGCAGATGAGGCGAAGCATCAAAAAATAGGGGATCGGCTTTATAGAAGTTTAATGGATATTTTGAAAAAGCAAGGGGTCCTTCTTGTGTATGCTTTTATTACGAGTCCAAATCCTGAAAGTGAGAATTTTCATCTGAGATTTGGGTTTCAAAGAGAATCCCTCCAGAAAAAAATTGCTTACAAAAACGGCGCTTTTCGTGATTTAGCAGTGATGAGATATCAGATAGGGCCGTTTCCAGAAGTTCCGCAGCCGTTGGTTCCTTTTGAAGTTTTGAGAAAAAATCCAACATTTCGGTTAGAAGAAATTTTTTGA
- a CDS encoding GDSL-type esterase/lipase family protein, producing MDEEKKDSEEQAQKEKAKPAKNENLKKQDENEAWKKVLKQDERNFEEKYDFCPTENPENKAEQVIRHGKKSTAKEKYRRKVLKRRVLIVVICILILLLLILLFTKACHQGNESPQKVDAVSSQSEEPVSQPFDSMINSDSSNIFDHAAFLGNSLLEDLNTYGLVGNSDCFFKKGLNVSTAMDETMVGHNIPVVEELNNGKNYDRVYLVFGENELGWSSRDTFISEYKTLIQKVREYQPNAKIYLTSLFPVAKAVSDNPDERNLTNSAVDSANEELKEIAKDTECTFVDVASAVKNSEGALPDDASTDGIHPNME from the coding sequence ATGGACGAGGAAAAAAAAGATTCAGAAGAACAAGCTCAAAAAGAAAAAGCAAAACCCGCTAAAAATGAAAATTTGAAGAAACAAGACGAAAATGAGGCTTGGAAAAAAGTTTTGAAGCAGGACGAAAGAAATTTTGAAGAAAAATATGATTTTTGCCCGACAGAGAACCCCGAAAATAAAGCGGAACAAGTAATCCGTCATGGAAAAAAATCCACTGCAAAAGAAAAATACCGCAGAAAAGTTTTAAAAAGAAGAGTTTTAATCGTTGTAATATGCATTTTAATTTTATTGCTCCTTATTTTGCTTTTTACAAAAGCATGCCATCAAGGCAATGAATCCCCTCAAAAAGTGGATGCAGTATCTTCGCAGTCGGAAGAACCGGTCTCTCAGCCTTTTGATTCGATGATCAATTCCGATAGCAGCAACATTTTTGACCATGCAGCCTTTTTGGGGAATTCTTTGCTAGAAGATCTCAATACATATGGTTTGGTTGGAAACAGTGATTGCTTTTTTAAAAAAGGATTAAATGTTTCTACAGCAATGGATGAGACGATGGTGGGACATAATATTCCGGTTGTAGAGGAACTTAATAACGGAAAAAATTATGACCGAGTCTATTTGGTCTTTGGAGAGAACGAACTTGGCTGGTCCAGCCGCGATACCTTTATTTCAGAATATAAAACTTTGATTCAAAAGGTTAGAGAATACCAGCCAAATGCAAAAATCTATCTGACTTCTCTCTTTCCAGTAGCGAAAGCAGTCAGTGATAATCCAGATGAACGAAATCTTACCAATTCTGCAGTAGACAGCGCCAATGAGGAGCTAAAGGAAATCGCCAAAGATACAGAATGCACCTTTGTTGATGTTGCATCTGCCGTTAAAAATTCCGAAGGGGCTTTGCCGGACGATGCCAGCACGGATGGAATTCATCCCAATATGGAATAA
- the gluQRS gene encoding tRNA glutamyl-Q(34) synthetase GluQRS, whose translation MDSTENLILRGRFAPTPSGRMHLGNLFCALLSWLSIRSKNGIWVLRQEDLDPERTSRKFAEQLEEDLLWLGLSFSEGGTKGGKYAPYFQSECEKIYRRVFLKLQQSAKIYPCFCTRSQLHGANAPHLSDGRVVYDGRCKTLSPEEIDQKMKKHSPAYRIEVPDEEISFEDGCLGECRENLAREFGDFVVRRSDGGFAYQLAVVVDDIRMKVTEIVRGQDLLSSTAPQIYLYRLLKAPVPRFYHIPVLLSPDGERLSKRDHDVSLETLRKKYTAPEILGRLAYLAGQLKEPKAISAEELAAHFDWSRVPRENLRIPAGLF comes from the coding sequence TTGGATTCAACAGAAAATCTTATTTTGCGGGGAAGATTTGCACCGACGCCGAGCGGAAGAATGCATTTGGGAAATCTCTTCTGCGCACTTTTAAGTTGGCTTTCCATTCGCTCTAAAAATGGAATTTGGGTGCTTCGGCAGGAAGATTTGGACCCGGAGCGAACTAGCCGAAAATTTGCAGAACAATTGGAAGAGGACCTTTTATGGTTGGGACTTTCTTTTTCTGAAGGTGGAACAAAAGGCGGAAAATATGCACCGTATTTTCAAAGCGAATGCGAAAAAATCTATCGGAGAGTATTTTTAAAGCTGCAGCAAAGCGCAAAAATTTATCCTTGTTTTTGTACGCGCTCACAGCTTCATGGTGCAAACGCCCCCCATCTTTCAGATGGACGTGTCGTTTATGATGGTCGCTGTAAAACGCTTTCACCGGAAGAAATTGATCAAAAAATGAAAAAACATTCACCAGCTTATCGAATTGAAGTGCCGGATGAAGAAATTTCGTTTGAAGACGGCTGCCTTGGAGAATGCCGCGAGAATCTTGCGCGAGAGTTTGGCGACTTTGTTGTACGGCGTTCTGATGGCGGTTTTGCTTATCAGCTTGCGGTTGTTGTGGATGATATCCGCATGAAAGTGACGGAGATCGTGCGGGGGCAGGATCTTCTTTCTTCCACTGCACCGCAGATCTACCTTTATCGGCTTTTAAAAGCACCTGTGCCGCGCTTTTATCATATTCCGGTGTTACTTTCCCCAGACGGAGAACGCCTCTCTAAAAGAGATCATGATGTAAGTCTCGAAACGCTGCGCAAAAAATATACCGCCCCAGAGATTCTGGGACGGCTTGCATATCTGGCAGGTCAGTTAAAAGAGCCGAAAGCAATCTCTGCAGAAGAATTGGCGGCACATTTTGACTGGAGTCGTGTTCCGCGGGAAAATTTAAGAATTCCGGCGGGACTTTTCTAA
- a CDS encoding CorA family divalent cation transporter: MMTIFKSGNPEALEPYIGEELQKRIHSARHICALLPDNAYYLTFFWRDIKNCKKNEERQHFYCSQERLIYLGESVRCISILKEMPQEWDPFYQLSEFFFQLTADDLDTLQRFENSISELETGLLETQKPVEGAVSRIVEMRRELLKIKRYYEQLQTIIDRLAENENGIIPKESSHRFDVLSKRIETLKKFVLDLRELLTQTREAYQSKIDIEQNQIMKVFTVLTAVFLPLTLIVGWFGMNVKMPEYSWTYGYPYVIVLSIVVCGICGWIFKKKKWF; this comes from the coding sequence ATGATGACGATTTTTAAATCCGGAAATCCGGAAGCTTTGGAGCCTTATATTGGAGAAGAGCTGCAGAAAAGAATTCATTCTGCAAGGCATATTTGTGCGTTGCTTCCGGACAACGCCTATTATCTTACCTTTTTCTGGCGCGATATAAAAAATTGCAAAAAGAACGAAGAAAGGCAGCATTTTTATTGCAGCCAAGAAAGATTGATCTATTTAGGGGAAAGTGTTCGGTGTATTTCAATTTTAAAAGAAATGCCGCAGGAATGGGACCCCTTTTATCAGCTTTCGGAATTTTTTTTCCAGTTAACCGCCGATGATTTGGACACGCTCCAACGTTTTGAAAATTCTATCAGTGAACTGGAAACAGGGCTTTTGGAAACACAGAAACCCGTAGAAGGAGCGGTTTCCCGCATTGTCGAAATGCGCAGGGAACTTTTAAAGATAAAAAGATATTATGAGCAACTGCAAACTATCATTGACCGTCTGGCGGAAAATGAAAATGGGATTATCCCGAAAGAAAGCAGCCATCGTTTTGATGTTTTAAGTAAAAGAATAGAAACCCTCAAAAAGTTTGTGCTGGATCTGCGTGAGCTTTTGACTCAGACAAGAGAAGCATATCAGTCAAAAATTGATATCGAGCAGAACCAGATCATGAAAGTATTCACGGTTCTAACAGCGGTATTTCTCCCACTGACGTTGATTGTCGGCTGGTTCGGAATGAATGTGAAGATGCCGGAATATAGTTGGACTTATGGGTATCCGTATGTGATTGTTCTGAGTATCGTGGTTTGTGGAATTTGCGGATGGATTTTCAAGAAGAAAAAATGGTTCTAA
- a CDS encoding SDR family NAD(P)-dependent oxidoreductase, whose translation MKIAIVTGASSGLGKEFVKILDRKECLNEIWVIARRENRLRELQIGCSTPLRILPLDLTEKESIRKVTALLKKENPEVEFLINAAGMGKIGSYRELSLEDCETMIDLNCRAAVSMTQGVLPFMKKGSHILEICSTAAFQPFPYLNVYAASKAFLYRYSRALRVELFSRRISVTAICPYWVKDTEFIDTAKKTQNSSYIHSFPLASKEKTVVKWAFQDAKLGFAVSTPGPVCFLHRITAKFIPHELMMGMWSLIRRI comes from the coding sequence TTGAAAATTGCAATCGTTACAGGAGCCTCCAGCGGGCTCGGAAAAGAATTTGTAAAAATCTTAGACAGAAAAGAATGTTTAAACGAAATCTGGGTGATTGCCCGGCGGGAAAATCGTTTGCGGGAACTGCAGATCGGCTGCAGCACACCCCTGCGGATTTTGCCTCTCGATCTAACAGAGAAGGAATCCATTCGAAAAGTCACTGCCCTTTTAAAAAAGGAAAATCCCGAGGTAGAATTTTTGATCAACGCCGCCGGCATGGGAAAAATCGGAAGCTATCGTGAACTTTCTCTCGAAGACTGTGAAACAATGATCGATCTTAATTGCCGTGCTGCCGTCTCGATGACGCAGGGCGTTCTTCCATTTATGAAAAAAGGCAGCCATATCCTTGAGATTTGTTCCACTGCGGCGTTTCAGCCGTTTCCTTATCTCAATGTCTATGCTGCCAGCAAAGCTTTTTTATATCGTTACAGCCGTGCCCTGCGTGTTGAGCTTTTCTCCCGCAGAATCTCTGTGACAGCTATCTGCCCTTATTGGGTAAAGGATACCGAATTTATCGATACTGCAAAGAAAACGCAGAACAGCTCCTATATTCACAGTTTTCCGCTTGCCTCCAAGGAAAAGACCGTCGTCAAATGGGCATTTCAGGATGCAAAGCTTGGTTTTGCGGTCTCTACTCCCGGGCCGGTCTGTTTTCTGCACCGAATCACTGCAAAATTCATTCCGCATGAACTGATGATGGGAATGTGGTCTTTAATTCGCAGAATCTGA
- a CDS encoding CarD family transcriptional regulator, producing the protein MQQFQKGDPVVYGNNGVCLIEGIEKLRYSSSSPAQSYYILNPVDHSSKIFLPIKNEDLTKKIRPIIKKQEIEDILTGATGEKIDWIEDKNERNACFSKIIRECIPQKLICMVRCIFLRKQNLQKDGKKISSTDETVLKSAEKLIREEISYSLEIAPEKVDSYIRSVVNA; encoded by the coding sequence ATGCAGCAATTTCAAAAAGGGGATCCTGTCGTTTATGGGAATAACGGTGTTTGTTTAATCGAGGGGATTGAAAAGCTTCGGTATTCATCTTCCTCTCCGGCACAGTCCTACTATATTCTGAATCCGGTCGATCATTCTTCAAAGATCTTTCTTCCAATTAAAAATGAAGATCTGACCAAAAAGATTCGCCCGATTATTAAGAAACAGGAAATTGAAGATATTTTGACCGGAGCGACCGGTGAAAAGATAGACTGGATTGAAGACAAAAATGAGCGAAATGCCTGTTTTTCTAAAATTATCCGTGAATGTATTCCCCAAAAGCTGATCTGCATGGTGCGGTGTATCTTCCTGCGGAAACAAAACCTTCAGAAAGATGGAAAAAAGATTTCTTCTACAGACGAGACCGTTTTAAAATCTGCCGAAAAGTTGATTCGGGAAGAAATTTCTTATTCTCTTGAGATTGCTCCCGAAAAAGTAGATTCTTATATCCGCTCCGTCGTCAACGCTTAA